The stretch of DNA CAGGAAGTCCGTTGGAAATCTCAAGGGCTTGCTTTCCGGAACCACCATGAGACTGGATCACATCCACACTCTGACCTGTTTCCTCTTTCCAATATTTTGAAAAAATCTTATTATATGCTTCATAAAATTCTCTGGTCGGATCATAGGATACATTGATGATCTCCACATGATTTTTATCCTTTGTATTGTTTCCCGATACTGCAAAAGTTCCTGCCAGTACCACTGCTACCAGTGTGATACAGACACCTGCGATGCGTTTTCTTTTCATGATCTGTGTACTCCTTTACAACCACATTTTTATTTAAAAATCTTTTCCCACCAATGTAACTGCTTCATTTCGCTGTCAAATCATACCTGTTCTTTCCGTTTACTGTGGTTCTGTAATTTTTTTATTTGAATTGAATACATTAAACCATATTATTCCCATTAATTAAATAGGAATATTTGAAAACGTTTTCACAGAAAATATTCTGGCCATAGCGCAACCGCATCCTGTCTGTCATTATATCTGCGTATCCGCAATCCTCAGATACAATAATCACTCCACATACTGTCCTCCACACTGCTGCAGCTGTTCCGTATCATCAATCTGCCTTCCAGCTCCATTCGCACAATACCGGAATGCCCGCCCTTCAGCCGGTCCAGCAGCAGGTATAATGCAAATTTTCCCATATCTTCCTTAGGCAGGCTCACCGTTGTCAGCATCGGCCTGGTAAACTGTGCCTCCTGGATATCATCACTGGATATGATCGAAGGCATATAATACCGGTTCCGAAATTTATTCAGGCACTTCAGCATTCCGATCGCCGAAATATCATTGGCACAGTAAATTCCGGTCGGCATGTCGTCCGACTGAAAAAACTTTTCCATAGCTTCATAACCCTCGGCCTCAGTCTGCTTTGTTTCGATAACATATTCAGGTATCACATCCAGATCATGCTTTTTCAGTGTTTCCAGATATCCGTTATACCGGTCTTCGCTGTGGCACTGGCCAATATATCCGATATTTTTGTGACCCAGGGAGATCAGATATTCCACTGCCGCTGCTGCGATCTTTTTCCCATCACAAAGGACCTCATCCACTTCATAATTGGTAGAATTCCGGTTCACCGATACCACACTCTTATACTTCTTATTCAGCTTCTTCAAAGCCTCTTTATTACATCTGCCGATAATGATCAGACCATCCCTTTTCTCGTCCACCTCGTCATACATTCCGTCGATCAACCGGTCCAGATTCTCTCTTCGGCACTTCCGGTCATCGGAAAACACAGACATATACCATACTTTGGAAAGAATGCAGTTTTTATCATGGATCTCACTTTCGATCACCCGAAGGAGCTCCGCAAAAAACGGATCGGTCGTGGAAGAATCGGTTCTTGTCATCAGGATATTGATGTACCAGGTTTTCTCCTGCTTTGCGGAAACACCTTTTTTCAGATTTCGGGCCGCCTCGTTGGGTACGTAATTCATCTCGATAGCTGTTTTCCATATCTTATCCCGGAGTCCGGGAACGAAACATTTATAATTGGGGTTATTCAAAACTCTGGAAACTGTCGCCGGAGAAACCCCTGCTTTTTCTGCAATCTTCTTGATGGACATGTACCCGTCCCCTCCCTCTGAAAAAAAATCTGCCCGCTGCCAGTCCTGTAAGCTGCTCAACGTCATCTGTGTAACAGAACTTTTTATTATTCCTAATTTCATAGTAATTAAATATGTTTTATATGATAATAAGAGTTTTGAAAAAAGTCAATCTTATTTTGTGAAAACGTGTTCTTTTTTTGCCTGCAATATATAAAAACAGACTGAGAACCTGATATATATTCTTATCAAGCTCCAGTCTGTTTTGCGTGCTCAAACATATAAGATATAACTATGAGTAAATAACAAATGCGGATTGCTAATATCCCTTGAATTATTTAACCGTTATCTTACAGTTCAGTTTTTTCGCTCCGCTCTGCACGGTGATCACGGCCGTCCCTTTTCGGATTCCCTTTACAACACCTTTGGAATTTACCGTAGCGATCCTGCAATCCGAGGAACGGAAAAGAATCTTCTCGTCGCTGTAATACGGCACAGTCACTGCCTGGATCGTGTATGTTTTTCCACGAAGTATGGTTTTTGTTTTGGGCACGCCGGTCATCTTTACGGTCCTTACTGCGGCAGTATTGTTCAAAAAACGGAACCCATTTTTCTTTGCGTAAGTCTGAGCAGTAGAACTCTTTTTTCCGGCAATGACAAAAGTTTTATTTTTTCCACTATTGAAATTATAGCCGATCGCTTCTTTTTCTATCACTGTTTTACTGTTGAGGATCGTAATCTTTTTCATAGCCAGGCAATCATAAAAAGCATGGCTTCTGATCTTTTTCACACTGGCAGGTACTGTAATATTCCCCAGTTTTCGACAATTATTAAATGCACTGTTCCCGATCTCTGTAAGCTTCTTCGGCAACGACACCTTTCTGAGATCTGCACAAAAAGAAAACGCACCTTCACCAATAACTGTGACACTGTCCGGAAAACTTACTCCTGTCAAACCGCAATGCCGAAAGGCCGCTCTTTCTATCCTGGAAACGCCCTGTCCAAGCGTAACCTTTTTCAGCTTCATATCCGCCTCAAATAACGATTCCGGTAATATTTTCACACTTCCCGGAATGCTGACAGATTCCAGACTGTTACAGTAACTAAAAGCATATTCATCAATTTTTGTTACAGTTTTCGGTACATCCAGACTCGTAAGCTTACTCTGGTAAAAAGCATATGCACCAATGCTTTTCAGTCCATCAGGAAGCTTGATCCTGGTGATCGCAGTATCTCCAAATGCTCTTACCCCAATACTCCGCAGAGTTCCCGGCAACGAAATCCTCTTCATATTTCTGCAGCCTGAAAAGGTTCTGTCACCGATTCCCGTGATCCCAGATGCAACGGTTACTGTTTTTATCATTGCTGATCTGTATGAAAAATTATCGGTAACCTTAACCTCCCCTTTTCCCTGTATCTGCAGGTTTCCATTGGAGTACAACCGGTAAACAGCTTTGCTTCCGCAGGAGCCCTTCGCAACAAGCTTTGCAGTGCTCTGCACGCCTGCTGCCGATGCTTCCTGTGCATATTCAGCCGCATAACCGGTCTGTGCATGTACAGTCACAGAAGATACACAGGACCCTGTCAGGATCATTGCCGTTGATAACAGTATTGCGATTTTTTTCCCAAACATAAAAGCTCCCTCCCTGAGAATCGATCGGATATCCACGATCTTCTCCCATGCAGCAACAAAAGGACCGGCATACATCCGGTCCTCATGTTCATCATTTAAAATCTGTTGGTTAATCCAACCACATACATATCTTCTTTATATTCCGGGATTTTCACAAGAAGTCCCTCTGCAGTATCTTCAGTTTCTACCTTCACTGCCGGATCAAATGGTCTCAGCGCTCCGTGGTAGCCTTTGATCAGGAATTCATTTGCGCCTTCCTTAAGATGATCTGCAAACACATTCAGATTTCCGTCTTTCTGTGTATAATGAAGCTCGATTCCATTCTCAAGCAACTCAGATTCACGGTCACTGCAACGTGTTCCGTAAATACCGTCATGGTTGACTTTCAGCCATGCACCCAGGATCTTCAGTCTTCTTACCTGCTCCTCCGGGATAGTTCCGTCTGCCTTCGGGCCGATATTCAGGAGAAGATTTCCGTTATTTGCCACTGTTCCGACGAGAAGTGAGATCAGATCCGGAACAGAGATCAGCTTGTCATCGCCTTCGTTGGCATTATAACCGAAGGATAAGCCCATTCCACGGCACATCTCCCATTTTTCATTTCTGTTTACAGAACCGGATTTATATTCCTTAGTAAGGAAATCGTGATAACGTCCGTTGAAACGGTCATTTACCACACCCTCCGGAACCTTATTGTAATAATGTGCTAAGAAATACGGCATCATCTCTTCACTCTGTGTCGGCCATCCGATATCATTCCAGAACACACTCGGTGCATAATCATCTACAAGCTCTTTCATCTGATTATAGGAATAATCTGCATATGCAAATGTCGGGCTGGCTGTTCCAAACAGATCATCATCTTCAAAAATAGGATCGTTTGCATACTGCCAGTCGATCAGTCCGGAATAATACAGACCCATACGGATTCCTGCGTCACGGACAGCTTCTGTCAGCTCACCGGTGATATTTCTCTTCGGTCCCATTTCTACGGAATTGAAATGTGTATATTTACTTGGGAACAGGCAGAATCCGTCATGATGCTTGGTTGTCAGAACAACATACTCCGCACCTGCTTCTTTGAAAATCTCTGCCCACTGCTTTGGATCCCAGTTTTCAGCTTTCCACATAGGAATAAAATCTTCATATTTGAAATCTTTTCCGTATTTTTCTATATGATGCTTATATGTAGGGCCTTTTCCAATGTTCAGAGAATTGTAATACCATTCTGCATACGGATTATCCGCAAACCATTCCTTGGAATCAACCTCTCCCAGTTCCCATGTATGCGGTGCAAAAGCCGGCACGGAATAAATTCCCCAGTGGATAAAAATTCCAAATTTACAATCATCATACCATTTTGGAACTGTGTGTTCATTTACAGAGTTCCAGTTTCCTGTGAATCTTTTGTTTTCCATAGTGTAATCCCCAAACCCTTTCTGTTATATATAAGTTTATGCTGATTTCCTGAATTTTTCTTCTGACGGAACAAATCCAATTTCAACAATATTTCCCATTTATACTTGATATATGGCTTTTGTCCAATCAGCTGTGTTTATCCGGTTTATTCGAAACAGAGCCGTCTTTCCCGGTCGCTTATTCTATCGTAATCTTTAACACAACCGGCATATCCCCTGCATCAACCGTACCTCTTCCGCAGGAAATATCCAGTTCTTTATTTCTCGCAAATGCCGGATGCAGATCTGTTCCGAGGATCTCAATATCCCGGATCGTGGATTTCAAAAGCTTCATATCATTGCCAAGAGCTTTGATATGGATCTCTCCATCCTCCGGCCAGTGCAGAACAGTCGCATAAATATGATTGCTCTTACTTGTAAAACGGATATCCTCAGAAGTAAAGTTCTTATCATAGGTATCCGTGAAATGTCCCTCCGGAACTACCGTCGGTCCCTCTCCGAATATCTTCCAGTGTCTGGTTCCGTATATTGCCTCTCCGTTTACCTTCAGCCATTTTCCCATTTCTCTCAGGATATGTGCATCCTCTTCCGGAATTGTTCCATCCGGCTTCGGTCCGATATTAAGAAGAAGTGCACCATTTTTGCTGACTACATCGATCAGATCCAGCACTACATCGGAAGGCTTCTTATAATCATTTCCAATGGTATAGCCCCAGGAATTCTTAGCTACAGAAGTATCATTCTGCCACAGATCCGGTGTGATATGGTCTAACTGCCCTCTTTCCAGATCATTGACTGCGCTGCCGTAAACATATGCGTCAAATTTGGCATCAATGGCTGTTTCTTTTCCCCACTGTGCAGAACGGTTGTAATAATATGCTGCAAATTTACGAAGATACGGTTTCCATGCATACTGCTGTATCCACCAGTCAAAATATACGATGGATGGCTGATATTTATCTACGATCTCGCAGGTGCGGACAAGCCAGTCCTGCATATGCTCCTCCGTCGGAGGATTGTCATAAATATCAGTCATATCTCTGGTGATTCCTGCTGCCGGCCCATAAAGATCCGCATATTCCGGATCATTGACATCAGCCTCCGGAATCTGACGACCTCCGTTAAAGAACCAGTAATGCTCTGCTCTGTGAGAAGAAGCACCGAGAACCAGTCCCTCTTTCTCAACCTCTGTCTTCAGTTCTCCGAGAATATCTCTCTTCGGTCCCATCTCAGCAGCGTTCCAGCGACAAAGGTCACTGGCATACATCTGAAATCCATCGTGATGCTCCGCTACCGGAACTACGAACTTCGCCCCCGCCTCTTTAAATAATGCCGCCCATTCCTTCGGATCAAACTTCTCAGCCTTGAACTGAGGAATAAAATCCTTGTAGCCGAATTTATCCAGAGTTCCATATTTTTCTGTATGATGCAGGTTCTCCTTAGAGCCTTTCATATACATATTTCTGGGATACCATTCGTTTCCGAATGCCGGAACACTGTAAACACCCCAGTGGATAAAAATTCCGAATTTATCTCTTGCATACCACTTCGGTACAGGATGCTCACAGAGAGAATCCCAGGTATCCGTGTACGGTCCCTGTGCGATCACCTCATCAATCAGAGAAAGGTATTCTTCTTTTTTCATACTATCATTATTCTCCTTTCATATCAACCTTTGATAGCCTCAAAAATTGGTTCTTTTTCTACAAGTTCCAGACATACGCAGTAGTTCTTCGCATTGTGAAGTTCTTCAGGAATCTCTACCTCAATTTTTCCATCTCCTTCACAGGTTCTCATAACTCCGTAATCAAGCTTCTGTCCATTTCTTACAAGATATGCACCTGTAAGCTGGTTTCCTATATTGAGAAGTTCGATGCGGATTCTTGGAGAAAGAACATGTACATATAATTTATTCTCTCTTCTTGTAAACTCGATACCGGGAATATCATACGGATAAATGCCAACCGTCTTGGTTCCGTAAATTGCTTCGCTGTTTTCTGTTACATATCTTCCAACTTCATTCAGTATTTCCACACATTTCTCCGGAACAACACCGTCTGCTGTTGGTCCCACATTCAGAAGATAGTTTCCTCCTCTGCTGATAATTTTCAGAAGAAGATTGATGATGTGGTCTGCGCTTTTCCAATTTGTATCATACTTATTATATCCCCAGGTATCATTTACCGTTGCAGGAATTTCCCATGTATCTTCGTATGGCAGTCTCGGAATAAAATTATCACCGGTTGTCATATAATCGCCCATTTGATTTCCGGTACGTCCACTCAGCAGACAGTCCGGCTGAATAGATCTTACAAGATCGATCAGTTCCTGTGTCTGAGCTACCGTAATTCCCATTGGAGTATCAAACCAAATCAGGCCGATTTTTCCATAATTCTCAAGAAGTTCTTTTACCTGTGGTTTACATTTCTCATCTAAATATTTCTGAAAATCTTTTCCGGAGTTATCTTTATGAGCTATATATCCATTTGGGTCATCCCAGTCCTGAGACTGTGAATAATAGAATCCCATACGAATACCATATTTCTCGCATGCAAGCTGAAGATCCTTCAGGATATCCTTTCCATACGGAGTCGCTTTCACAACATTGAAATCGCTGACTTTGGAATCATACATTGCAAAACCTTCGTGATGTTTTGCAGTAAGAACGATATATTTTACTCCCCACTGTTCTTTTGCTCTCTTTACAAAAACATCTGCGTCAAACTGTGTAGGATTAAACTGTGCTGCAAGTTTCTCATATTCCTCTACCGGAATATCGAAATCGTTCTCAATCCACTCTGCGATACGATCTGTTTTTCTTCCTTTGTATTCTCCTGCAAGAATGGAATACAATCCCCAGTGAATAAACAGACCATACTTTGCATCCTCAAACCACTGTTGTCTTGTTTTTGCCATTCCTTAACCCTCCGTGTTATATTTACATACAAATTTTTATCAACCTTTAACTGCTCCGGCAAGCATACCGGCTTCTACCTTCTCATGAAGGATCAGATAAATAACTAACATCGGAATCATAGACATGATCACAAATGCAAACTGCGGACCATAATCCGTAGTAAAGTTTGATGTAAAATTCAGCATTGCTCTTGAAATTGTATATTTTGTACTATCTGTAATCAGAATCAGTGAGAAAATCAATTCGCTATATCCATAAATAAATACCAGAATTGCTTCTGTCGCAATAATCGGTTTACAAATCGGCAGCAGAATCTGAACAAGAATCCTCAGATCACTGCAGCCATCAATCTTAGCAGCTTCATCTAATCCTTTATCAAGACTGGAAATATATCCTGTAAACAAAAAAACTGCCTGCGAAAGATTAAACGCTGTATAAATTAAAATCAGGAATATATAGCTGTTTTTTGTTCCCAGTGCACTGGAGATTTTTGTTACAGAAACCAGTGTACAATGTACCGGAACCATAACACCTGCCATAAACAGGATATATACTGCTTTCAGATAGGAATAATTCTTACGTGCAATTGCATAAGCTCCAGGCATTGCAATAATAACAGTAACCACCAGTGTGGCAATGGCCACAAACAGGGAATTACCAATTGCCTTAAATGCATTTGCCGCTCGAACAGCCTCCGGATAATTACCAAAGTTCCATACTTTAGGCCAGGAA from Blautia sp. SC05B48 encodes:
- a CDS encoding LacI family DNA-binding transcriptional regulator, whose product is MSIKKIAEKAGVSPATVSRVLNNPNYKCFVPGLRDKIWKTAIEMNYVPNEAARNLKKGVSAKQEKTWYINILMTRTDSSTTDPFFAELLRVIESEIHDKNCILSKVWYMSVFSDDRKCRRENLDRLIDGMYDEVDEKRDGLIIIGRCNKEALKKLNKKYKSVVSVNRNSTNYEVDEVLCDGKKIAAAAVEYLISLGHKNIGYIGQCHSEDRYNGYLETLKKHDLDVIPEYVIETKQTEAEGYEAMEKFFQSDDMPTGIYCANDISAIGMLKCLNKFRNRYYMPSIISSDDIQEAQFTRPMLTTVSLPKEDMGKFALYLLLDRLKGGHSGIVRMELEGRLMIRNSCSSVEDSMWSDYCI
- a CDS encoding leucine-rich repeat protein, producing the protein MFGKKIAILLSTAMILTGSCVSSVTVHAQTGYAAEYAQEASAAGVQSTAKLVAKGSCGSKAVYRLYSNGNLQIQGKGEVKVTDNFSYRSAMIKTVTVASGITGIGDRTFSGCRNMKRISLPGTLRSIGVRAFGDTAITRIKLPDGLKSIGAYAFYQSKLTSLDVPKTVTKIDEYAFSYCNSLESVSIPGSVKILPESLFEADMKLKKVTLGQGVSRIERAAFRHCGLTGVSFPDSVTVIGEGAFSFCADLRKVSLPKKLTEIGNSAFNNCRKLGNITVPASVKKIRSHAFYDCLAMKKITILNSKTVIEKEAIGYNFNSGKNKTFVIAGKKSSTAQTYAKKNGFRFLNNTAAVRTVKMTGVPKTKTILRGKTYTIQAVTVPYYSDEKILFRSSDCRIATVNSKGVVKGIRKGTAVITVQSGAKKLNCKITVK
- a CDS encoding alpha-L-fucosidase; the encoded protein is MENKRFTGNWNSVNEHTVPKWYDDCKFGIFIHWGIYSVPAFAPHTWELGEVDSKEWFADNPYAEWYYNSLNIGKGPTYKHHIEKYGKDFKYEDFIPMWKAENWDPKQWAEIFKEAGAEYVVLTTKHHDGFCLFPSKYTHFNSVEMGPKRNITGELTEAVRDAGIRMGLYYSGLIDWQYANDPIFEDDDLFGTASPTFAYADYSYNQMKELVDDYAPSVFWNDIGWPTQSEEMMPYFLAHYYNKVPEGVVNDRFNGRYHDFLTKEYKSGSVNRNEKWEMCRGMGLSFGYNANEGDDKLISVPDLISLLVGTVANNGNLLLNIGPKADGTIPEEQVRRLKILGAWLKVNHDGIYGTRCSDRESELLENGIELHYTQKDGNLNVFADHLKEGANEFLIKGYHGALRPFDPAVKVETEDTAEGLLVKIPEYKEDMYVVGLTNRF
- a CDS encoding alpha-L-fucosidase is translated as MKKEEYLSLIDEVIAQGPYTDTWDSLCEHPVPKWYARDKFGIFIHWGVYSVPAFGNEWYPRNMYMKGSKENLHHTEKYGTLDKFGYKDFIPQFKAEKFDPKEWAALFKEAGAKFVVPVAEHHDGFQMYASDLCRWNAAEMGPKRDILGELKTEVEKEGLVLGASSHRAEHYWFFNGGRQIPEADVNDPEYADLYGPAAGITRDMTDIYDNPPTEEHMQDWLVRTCEIVDKYQPSIVYFDWWIQQYAWKPYLRKFAAYYYNRSAQWGKETAIDAKFDAYVYGSAVNDLERGQLDHITPDLWQNDTSVAKNSWGYTIGNDYKKPSDVVLDLIDVVSKNGALLLNIGPKPDGTIPEEDAHILREMGKWLKVNGEAIYGTRHWKIFGEGPTVVPEGHFTDTYDKNFTSEDIRFTSKSNHIYATVLHWPEDGEIHIKALGNDMKLLKSTIRDIEILGTDLHPAFARNKELDISCGRGTVDAGDMPVVLKITIE
- a CDS encoding alpha-L-fucosidase, which codes for MAKTRQQWFEDAKYGLFIHWGLYSILAGEYKGRKTDRIAEWIENDFDIPVEEYEKLAAQFNPTQFDADVFVKRAKEQWGVKYIVLTAKHHEGFAMYDSKVSDFNVVKATPYGKDILKDLQLACEKYGIRMGFYYSQSQDWDDPNGYIAHKDNSGKDFQKYLDEKCKPQVKELLENYGKIGLIWFDTPMGITVAQTQELIDLVRSIQPDCLLSGRTGNQMGDYMTTGDNFIPRLPYEDTWEIPATVNDTWGYNKYDTNWKSADHIINLLLKIISRGGNYLLNVGPTADGVVPEKCVEILNEVGRYVTENSEAIYGTKTVGIYPYDIPGIEFTRRENKLYVHVLSPRIRIELLNIGNQLTGAYLVRNGQKLDYGVMRTCEGDGKIEVEIPEELHNAKNYCVCLELVEKEPIFEAIKG
- a CDS encoding carbohydrate ABC transporter permease codes for the protein MNKNRFWRGLKKGLMYFIAIFAAMVTFFPLIVTFVSSLKTNEEILLGMFSWPKVWNFGNYPEAVRAANAFKAIGNSLFVAIATLVVTVIIAMPGAYAIARKNYSYLKAVYILFMAGVMVPVHCTLVSVTKISSALGTKNSYIFLILIYTAFNLSQAVFLFTGYISSLDKGLDEAAKIDGCSDLRILVQILLPICKPIIATEAILVFIYGYSELIFSLILITDSTKYTISRAMLNFTSNFTTDYGPQFAFVIMSMIPMLVIYLILHEKVEAGMLAGAVKG